The stretch of DNA ACTCCAGAGGCTACAGAGAACGTGTGCCAGAAGATGATGCCAGGGTTTGGCGAGCTTATGAGACAGGTAAGTCTGCAATACGTTCCGACTGCAATTCTCTCACGCCAGACAGCGGGCATCAGAGGCAAAAGCCTTATCATAAATCTACCGGGCAAGCCGAAGTCCATCCGTGAGTGTCTTGATGCTGTATTTCCTGCCGTGCCGTACTGTATAGATCTTATAGAGGGCCCTTACATCGAGACGAACGAGGAAGTCATAAAAGCGTTCAGACCTAAGGCAAAGTAAGTTTTCTGCTTACTCTGCTATGTTTTAATCTCTATTTAACCGCTTCAATATTTGCCGAAACTATGTAGTCTTCGATATTTTCGGACCAATCTTTTAAAAACTTCCTGCTCTCGTT from Sulfurimonas crateris encodes:
- the mog gene encoding molybdopterin adenylyltransferase; translation: MSKIRIGVITASDRASKGIYEDISGVAIQDTMKDYLKSEFEIVYRCIPDEQEMIERTMIELCDDDECCLVVTTGGTGPALRDVTPEATENVCQKMMPGFGELMRQVSLQYVPTAILSRQTAGIRGKSLIINLPGKPKSIRECLDAVFPAVPYCIDLIEGPYIETNEEVIKAFRPKAK